A single genomic interval of Streptomyces showdoensis harbors:
- a CDS encoding SDR family NAD(P)-dependent oxidoreductase produces MDIAGSAALVTGAASGLGAATAAALAAKGATVYGLDLDKAVAGAPAGPDGVTLVAADVTDEEQVRAALARIDEDGAELRLAVNCAGIAPSARILGRKGPHDLALFRAVLDVNLVGTFNVMRLAAESIARREPDGNGQRGLVVNTASIAAFEGQVGQIAYAASKAGVAGMTVTAARDLAQFGIRVVTVAPGIVDTPMMAGFSEEVRAGLAASVTFPQRLARPEEYARLVTMIAEHDYLNGETIRMDGALRMAAR; encoded by the coding sequence ATGGACATCGCTGGTTCCGCCGCACTCGTCACCGGTGCCGCCTCGGGGCTCGGGGCCGCCACCGCCGCCGCGCTCGCCGCGAAGGGGGCCACCGTCTACGGCCTCGACCTCGACAAGGCCGTCGCGGGCGCTCCGGCGGGGCCGGACGGGGTCACCCTGGTCGCCGCCGACGTCACCGACGAGGAGCAGGTCCGGGCGGCGCTCGCGCGGATCGACGAGGACGGGGCCGAGCTCCGGCTCGCGGTCAACTGCGCGGGCATCGCGCCCTCCGCGCGGATCCTCGGCCGCAAGGGGCCGCACGACCTCGCGCTCTTCCGGGCCGTCCTGGACGTCAACCTGGTCGGCACCTTCAACGTGATGCGCCTGGCCGCCGAGTCCATCGCCCGCCGGGAGCCCGACGGGAACGGGCAGCGCGGACTCGTCGTCAACACCGCCTCCATCGCCGCCTTCGAGGGGCAGGTCGGCCAGATCGCGTACGCGGCCTCCAAGGCCGGCGTCGCCGGGATGACGGTCACCGCCGCGCGCGACCTCGCCCAGTTCGGCATCCGGGTCGTCACGGTCGCCCCCGGCATCGTCGACACCCCGATGATGGCCGGTTTCAGCGAGGAGGTCCGGGCCGGGCTCGCCGCGAGCGTCACCTTCCCGCAGCGGCTCGCCCGTCCCGAGGAGTACGCCCGCCTGGTGACCATGATCGCCGAGCACGACTACCTCAACGGCGAGACCATCCGGATGGACGGCGCCCTGCGCATGGCCGCCCGCTGA